A window of the Streptomyces formicae genome harbors these coding sequences:
- a CDS encoding DUF6790 family protein encodes MFLIAYFVVLVVFPLIHTFVDRRPNRRTRFRVIEIWLLWFVGASGALSVLTGLGHIGPNAPGIADGIGFAHSPFQWEVGWADIAIGTIGFMSICRRDSFMTAAVIALAILYWGDAVGHLMQLAAHDNTAPHNVQPIYTDILQPLIAVLLLIAYRRLGGGRGPAPEQPAR; translated from the coding sequence ATGTTCCTTATCGCCTATTTTGTGGTGCTCGTCGTCTTTCCGTTGATCCACACGTTCGTCGACCGCCGGCCCAATCGCCGTACGCGCTTTCGCGTCATCGAGATCTGGCTGCTCTGGTTCGTCGGCGCCAGCGGAGCGCTGTCCGTGCTGACCGGCCTGGGGCACATCGGCCCCAACGCGCCCGGCATCGCCGACGGCATCGGCTTCGCCCACAGCCCGTTCCAGTGGGAAGTCGGCTGGGCGGACATCGCGATCGGCACCATCGGCTTCATGTCCATCTGTCGCCGGGACTCCTTCATGACGGCCGCGGTCATCGCGTTGGCCATCCTGTACTGGGGGGACGCCGTCGGTCACCTCATGCAACTCGCCGCCCACGACAACACCGCTCCGCACAATGTGCAGCCGATCTACACCGACATCCTTCAGCCCCTGATCGCCGTGCTCCTGCTCATCGCCTACCGCCGCCTCGGCGGCGGCCGCGGTCCGGCCCCCGAGCAGCCCGCCCGGTAG
- a CDS encoding GPP34 family phosphoprotein produces the protein MTTPRDLLIIAMEADAGRSPERGDLALALAGAELIDLLNAQAVTLDGDRLVPSSGPTMTDHLLEAAATTVTPEAPYESVGEWLWRRGRGLTETYLAALEAEGQLTRQRRHRWMPFSAGQTVLADSPARRAAADRRTSREPVLTAIAAAVGIDDKPAEDAPDVDDDAVATVLAAVHDALRELDAERQRRAVEEAAMDNIRRGE, from the coding sequence ATGACCACACCGCGGGACCTGTTGATCATCGCCATGGAGGCGGACGCCGGCCGCTCCCCGGAGCGCGGCGATCTGGCGCTCGCACTCGCGGGAGCCGAGCTGATCGACCTCCTGAACGCGCAGGCCGTCACCCTGGACGGTGATCGCCTCGTGCCGAGCTCCGGGCCGACCATGACGGATCACCTGCTGGAGGCGGCCGCGACGACGGTCACCCCGGAAGCGCCGTACGAGTCCGTCGGCGAATGGCTGTGGCGGCGGGGTCGGGGGCTGACCGAGACCTACCTCGCCGCGCTGGAGGCGGAGGGGCAGCTCACCCGGCAGCGGCGCCACCGCTGGATGCCGTTCTCGGCCGGCCAGACGGTGCTGGCCGACTCCCCCGCCCGCCGCGCGGCGGCGGACCGCCGGACGTCGCGGGAGCCCGTTCTCACCGCGATCGCGGCAGCCGTCGGAATCGACGACAAGCCGGCGGAGGACGCCCCGGACGTGGACGACGACGCGGTGGCCACGGTCCTCGCCGCCGTCCACGACGCGCTGCGGGAGCTGGACGCCGAACGGCAGCGGCGGGCCGTGGAGGAAGCGGCCATGGACAACATCCGACGAGGCGAATGA
- a CDS encoding inorganic phosphate transporter, translated as MEHIPLLIGIVVVTALVFDFTNGFHDTANAMATTISTGAMKPKAAVAMSAVLNLAGAFLSVEVAKTISGGIIDEASGIRPEVIFAGLVGAIIWNLVTWLKGLPSSSSHALFGGLIGATIVSVGPDAVNGSAVAMKVLIPAVAAPIVAGLASMAATRLTYRIARNTDEAATTKGYRAGQIGSAALVSLAHGTNDAQKTMGVITLALIAGGVLAPGANPPTWVIVSAGVAIALGTYLGGWRIIRTMGKGLTDIRPAQGFSAQTGAAAVILSASNLGFALSTTQVCSGSVMGSGLGRKGGTVRWSTAGRMAIAWLLTLPAAGLVAAAAALLAVQGTWGVAVVAVIGIAAATAIRIASRRKPVDHSNVNDIEHVPAVKTAMTTAA; from the coding sequence ATGGAACACATCCCGCTCCTGATCGGAATCGTCGTCGTCACGGCCCTCGTGTTCGACTTCACGAACGGTTTCCACGACACGGCCAACGCCATGGCCACCACCATCTCCACCGGGGCCATGAAGCCCAAGGCCGCCGTGGCGATGTCCGCAGTGCTCAACCTCGCCGGCGCCTTCCTCTCCGTGGAGGTGGCCAAGACCATCTCCGGCGGCATCATCGACGAGGCTTCCGGCATCCGGCCCGAGGTGATCTTCGCCGGGCTCGTCGGCGCCATCATCTGGAACCTGGTCACCTGGCTGAAGGGGCTGCCGTCCAGCTCCTCGCACGCGCTCTTCGGCGGTCTGATCGGCGCCACGATCGTCTCCGTCGGTCCGGACGCCGTGAACGGCTCCGCCGTCGCGATGAAGGTCCTCATCCCCGCCGTCGCCGCCCCGATCGTGGCCGGTCTGGCGTCGATGGCCGCGACCCGTCTGACCTACCGCATCGCCCGCAACACCGACGAGGCCGCCACCACCAAGGGCTACCGCGCCGGCCAGATCGGCTCCGCCGCCCTGGTCTCCCTCGCGCACGGCACCAACGACGCCCAGAAGACCATGGGTGTGATCACCCTCGCGCTGATCGCCGGCGGCGTCCTCGCCCCCGGTGCCAACCCGCCCACCTGGGTCATCGTCTCGGCCGGCGTGGCCATCGCGCTGGGCACCTACCTCGGCGGCTGGCGCATCATCCGCACCATGGGCAAGGGTCTGACCGACATCCGGCCCGCCCAGGGCTTCTCCGCCCAGACCGGTGCCGCCGCGGTCATCCTGTCCGCGTCCAACCTCGGCTTCGCCCTGTCCACCACGCAGGTCTGCTCCGGTTCGGTCATGGGCTCGGGCCTGGGCCGCAAGGGCGGCACCGTGCGCTGGTCCACCGCCGGCCGGATGGCCATCGCCTGGCTGCTGACCCTGCCGGCCGCCGGTCTGGTCGCCGCCGCTGCCGCTCTCCTGGCCGTCCAGGGCACGTGGGGCGTCGCCGTGGTCGCGGTCATCGGCATCGCCGCCGCCACCGCCATCCGGATCGCCTCGCGCCGCAAGCCCGTGGACCACAGCAACGTCAACGACATCGAGCACGTCCCCGCCGTCAAGACCGCCATGACCACCGCCGCCTGA